The proteins below are encoded in one region of Mangifera indica cultivar Alphonso chromosome 7, CATAS_Mindica_2.1, whole genome shotgun sequence:
- the LOC123221864 gene encoding protein TRIGALACTOSYLDIACYLGLYCEROL 1, chloroplastic isoform X1 encodes MQIASHCYSAFYLSNRSCVKHNRCMKINVPNTGSLQLNARVSSCKFQGPARETRLFAVPNTDDGHLTSAIVEEDTILSKEQGLETNSFLSNWSPPQYLWRGLSVLVLAGQVITRILKGKVHWRNTLQQLERVGPRSIGVCLLTAAFVGMAFTIQFVREFTRLGLNRSVGGVLALAFSRELSPVVTSIVVAGRIGSAFAAELGTMQVSEQTDTLRVLGSDPVDYLVTPRVIASCVALPFLTLMCFTLGMASSALLSDGVYGISINIILDSAQRALRSWDIVSAMIKSQVFGAIISIVSCAWGVTTSGGAKGVGESTTSAVVISLVGIFIADFALSYIFFQGAGDSLKNCV; translated from the exons ATGCAAATAGCTTCACATTGTTACTCAGCTTTTTACCTTTCAAACAg AAGTTGCGTAAAACACAACAGGTGTATGAAGATTAATGTCCCAAATACAGGTTCACTGCAATTAAATGCAAGAGTTTCATCTTGTAAATTTCAAGGACCTGCTCGAGAAACTAGATTGTTTGCAGTTCCCAACACAGATGATGGTCATTTGACTAGTGCAATAGTGGAAGAAGATACAATTCTGAGCAAAGAGCAAGGTTTGGAAACAAATTCATTCTTAAGTAATTGGTCGCCTCCACAGTACCTTTGGAGGGGATTATCAGTTCTTGTGTTGGCGGGCCAAGTAATCACTAGGATATTAAAAGGGAAAGTGCACTGGAGAAACACTCTTCAACAGCTCGAGAGAGTTGGTCCACGTTCAATTGGGGTCTGTCTTTTGACTGCAGCTTTTGTTGGTATGGCATTTACTATCCAATTTGTTAGAGAATTTACTAGATTGGGTTTGAATAGATCTGTTGGTGGCGTCTTGGCTCTGGCATTTTCTAGGGAGCTTAGTCCTGTAGTGACATCAATTGTGGTTGCTGGGAGAATTGGAAGTGCATTTGCAGCAGAATTGGGGACAATGCAGGTCTCTGAGCAAACTGACACACTGAGAGTTCTTGGTTCCGACCCTGTTGATTACTTGGTCACCCCCAGAGTAATTGCTTCCTGTGTTGCACTACCATTTTTGACATTGATGTGTTTCACTCTGGGGATGGCATCAAGTGCCCTACTTTCCGATGGTGTTTATGGAATCAGCATTAACATTATCTTGGATTCAGCCCAGAGAGCTCTAAGGTCATGGGATATAGTCAGTGCAATGATCAAATCACAAGTTTTTGGTGCCATTATATCTATTGTGAGCTGTGCCTGGGGTGTCACCACTTCGGGAGGCGCAAAAGGTGTTGGGGAGTCGACAACTTCAGCTGTTGTTATCTCCCTCGTTGGTATCTTTATTGCTGACTTTGCTCTCTCTTATATCTTCTTCCAAGGAGCTGGAGATTCCTTAAAGAATTGTGTTTGA
- the LOC123221864 gene encoding protein TRIGALACTOSYLDIACYLGLYCEROL 1, chloroplastic isoform X2 gives MQIASHCYSAFYLSNRCMKINVPNTGSLQLNARVSSCKFQGPARETRLFAVPNTDDGHLTSAIVEEDTILSKEQGLETNSFLSNWSPPQYLWRGLSVLVLAGQVITRILKGKVHWRNTLQQLERVGPRSIGVCLLTAAFVGMAFTIQFVREFTRLGLNRSVGGVLALAFSRELSPVVTSIVVAGRIGSAFAAELGTMQVSEQTDTLRVLGSDPVDYLVTPRVIASCVALPFLTLMCFTLGMASSALLSDGVYGISINIILDSAQRALRSWDIVSAMIKSQVFGAIISIVSCAWGVTTSGGAKGVGESTTSAVVISLVGIFIADFALSYIFFQGAGDSLKNCV, from the exons ATGCAAATAGCTTCACATTGTTACTCAGCTTTTTACCTTTCAAACAg GTGTATGAAGATTAATGTCCCAAATACAGGTTCACTGCAATTAAATGCAAGAGTTTCATCTTGTAAATTTCAAGGACCTGCTCGAGAAACTAGATTGTTTGCAGTTCCCAACACAGATGATGGTCATTTGACTAGTGCAATAGTGGAAGAAGATACAATTCTGAGCAAAGAGCAAGGTTTGGAAACAAATTCATTCTTAAGTAATTGGTCGCCTCCACAGTACCTTTGGAGGGGATTATCAGTTCTTGTGTTGGCGGGCCAAGTAATCACTAGGATATTAAAAGGGAAAGTGCACTGGAGAAACACTCTTCAACAGCTCGAGAGAGTTGGTCCACGTTCAATTGGGGTCTGTCTTTTGACTGCAGCTTTTGTTGGTATGGCATTTACTATCCAATTTGTTAGAGAATTTACTAGATTGGGTTTGAATAGATCTGTTGGTGGCGTCTTGGCTCTGGCATTTTCTAGGGAGCTTAGTCCTGTAGTGACATCAATTGTGGTTGCTGGGAGAATTGGAAGTGCATTTGCAGCAGAATTGGGGACAATGCAGGTCTCTGAGCAAACTGACACACTGAGAGTTCTTGGTTCCGACCCTGTTGATTACTTGGTCACCCCCAGAGTAATTGCTTCCTGTGTTGCACTACCATTTTTGACATTGATGTGTTTCACTCTGGGGATGGCATCAAGTGCCCTACTTTCCGATGGTGTTTATGGAATCAGCATTAACATTATCTTGGATTCAGCCCAGAGAGCTCTAAGGTCATGGGATATAGTCAGTGCAATGATCAAATCACAAGTTTTTGGTGCCATTATATCTATTGTGAGCTGTGCCTGGGGTGTCACCACTTCGGGAGGCGCAAAAGGTGTTGGGGAGTCGACAACTTCAGCTGTTGTTATCTCCCTCGTTGGTATCTTTATTGCTGACTTTGCTCTCTCTTATATCTTCTTCCAAGGAGCTGGAGATTCCTTAAAGAATTGTGTTTGA